The genomic region CATCGACGTCTTCACCGACGGCGGCGGGCGGCGGCGGATCGGCATCACCGACGACGGCAGCGGCATGACCGCAAGAGACCTTGCGCTCGCCGTCGAGCGCCACGCCACCTCCAAGCTCGACGACGAAGACCTGCTTCAGATCCGCACCCTCGGCTTTCGCGGCGAGGCGCTGCCCTCGATCGGTGCGGTGGCGCGCCTCTCCATCACTACGCGGCACGCGAGCGAGCCGCACGCCTGGGCGCTGTCGGTCGAGGGCGGCGAGAAGTCCGAGATCATGCCGGCGGCGCTGGCGCATGGCACGCGCGTCGAGGTTGGCGACCTCTTCTATGCGACGCCGGCGCGGCTCAAGTTTCTGAAGACCGATCGCACCGAGGCGGAAGCCATCCGCGAAGTGGTGCGGCGCCTCGCGATGGCACGGCCCGACGTCGCCTTCACGCTCGCAGGCGAGGAGCGCGCGCCGGTGACCTGGGCTGCGGCGCTTCCCGGCGCGGCCGGACGGCTGACGCGGCTCGGCGACATCCTCGGCGCGGAGTTCCGCAGCCACGCCATCGAGGTCCATGCCGAGCGCGAAGGCGTCGTGGTCGCCGGTTATGCCGCGGCTCCCGCGCTGACCAAGGCCAACGCGCTCGGCCAATATCTCTTCGTCAACGGCCGGCCGGTGCGCGACAAGCTCATTCTCGGCGCCGTGCGCGCGGCCTATTCCGATTATCTGCCGCGCGACCGCCATCCGGTGCTGGCGCTGTTCGTCACGCTCGATCCGCGCGAGGTCGATGCCAACGTGCATCCGGCCAAGACCGAGGTGCGCTTCCGCAACGCCGGCCTCGTCCGCGCGCTGATCGTGCATGGCTTGAAGGAAGCCCTCGCACGCGAGGGCCGCCGCACCGCCGCCAACAGCGGCGAGAGCGCGCTGTCCTCGTTCCGGCCCGCCTTCACGCCGCCGCGCCCGGCAGGATGGGACTGGCGCGCCTCGCCATCCGCCCCGGTGGCGCCGATGCCGTCGTTCGAAGGCTCGGCCGCGCCCGCCTTCGCCGAGCGCGCGCAGGCGGCCTTCGACGTCGGCGCGCCCAGCGCCGATGTGCGGATCGAGAGCCAACCCGCCGGCGATCTCGTCGATCGCCCGCTCGGCGCGGCGCGCACGCAGATCCACGAGACCTACATCGTCTCGCAGACCCGCGACGGCCTGATCATCGTCGATCAGCACGCCGCACATGAGCGCATCGTCTATGAGCGGCTCAAGGCCTCACTCGCTGCGAACGGCGTGCAGCGGCAGATCCTGCTGATCCCCGAGATCGTCGAGATGGATGAGGCCACGGTGGAGCGCCTCCTGGAGCGCAGCGAGGAACTCGCCTCATTCGGCCTAGCTATCGAATCGTTCGGCCCCGGCGCGGTCGCGGTGCGCGAGACGCCCTCGCTGCTCGGCAAGACCAATGCCGGCGGCCTGTTGCGCGATCTCTCCGAGCACATGGCCGAGTGGGACGAGGCGCTGCCGCTCGAACGCCGCCTGATGCACGTCGCCGCCACCATGGCCTGCCACGGCTCGGTGCGCGCCGGCCGCCGCTTGCGGCCGGAGGAGATGAACGCCCTGCTGCGCGAGATGGAGGAGACGCCGAACTCAGGCCAGTGCAATCACGGCCGGCCGACCTATGTCGAGCTGAAGCTGAGCGACGTGGAGAAGCTGTTCGGGCGGAGGTAGTTCCGACCGTGTAGGATGGGTAGAGCGAAGCGAAACCCATCAATTCCACCCACGCGGTGAGACGATGGGTTTCGCTTCGCTCTACCCATCCTACTGCTTCCTCAAAAACACGAACTCCGTGTCGTCATAAGCCCGCCGCTCCAGCTCCTCAAAACCTTCCGGCGTCACGAACTGCGCGGCCTTCGCCTCCTCCACCACCAGCAGCGCGCCCGGCGTGAGCCAGCCGCCGTCGCGAAGGCTCGCGAGCGCCTTCTCGGCAAATCCCTTGCCGTAGGGCGGATCGAGGAACACCAGCGAGAACGGCTCGACGGGATGCGCTGGCCCGAGGTCGGTGGCATCGCGGCGATACACCTTGGTGACGCCGCCGAGGCCGAGCGCCTCGACATTGTTGCGCAACAGCGCACGCGCCTCTGCGCCATTGTCGACGAACAGCGTGAACTTGGCGCCGCGCGACGTGGCTTCGATGCCGAGCGCGCCGGTGCCGGCGAAGAGATCGAGCACGCGCGCATCTTGAATCGGATCGTCATAGGCGTGCACGAGAATGTTGAACACGGACTCGCGCAAGCGGTCCGCCGTCGGGCGGATGTCGCGCGAGGACGGTGAGGCGAGATTGCGCCCCTTCAAACGACCGCCGACGACGCGCATTATGAGACCCGAATGGTAGAGGCACGGAAGGTGAGCTCCCTTCCCCCTTGTGGGGAAGGGTTGGGGAAGGGGGTGCCACAAGCGGCGACCTCTCGTGGGGTACCCCCCTCCCTAACCCTCCCCCACAAGGGGGGAGGGAACGAGAGAATGCCGAGCGACGAAGAGCTCATCACTCTCAATCCTCCCGCGGCGTCATGTCGCGCTTGCCGTGATAGCCGCGCTTGGGACGGCGCGGCGGGCCGTAGCCGTTCGCCTCCATCTCGTTGCGCTCGCGCGCCTCCTCGCTGCCGGTGCGCTGCACCAGCACGCGGCGGCCCTTGCGATCGTTGATGACGGCGCGCTTGCTGGCGGGCTTCTTCTCGCCGGGTGTGTCGTCGACGCGCGAAGTTGACTTCGAGGGCACGTCAAACTGCGCGCCCGACTTCTCGATCACCTTGTCGCCGAGCTGCTCGCGCAGCACGCGCGCGCGGATCTCCTCGACCTGGCCTTCCGGAATCTCGCCGAGCTGGAACGGGCCATAGGAGACGCGGATCAGCCGATTCACTTCGAGGCCGAGATGGGCGCAGACATTGCGCACCTCGCGGTTCTTGCCCTCGCGGATCGCGAACACCAGCCAGACATTGGCACCCTGGTCGCGCTCCAGCGTCGCTTCGATCGGACCGTATTTGACGCCCTCGATCTCGATGCCGTTCTTGAGCTGGTCGAGCTGCGCCTGGGTGACGTCGCCATGGGCGCGGACGCGGTAGCGGCGCAGCCAGCCGGTGTCCGGCAGCTCGAGCGTACGTGCGAGGCCGCCATCGTTGGTGAGCAGCAAGAGGCCCTCGGTGTTGAAGTCGAGCCGGCCGACACTGATCAGCCGCGGCAGGCCTTCGGGCAGATTGTCGAACACGGTCGGACGGCCCTCGGGGTCGTCATGCGTCGTCATAAGCCCGCGCGGCTTGTGATAGAGGAACAATCGCGTGCGCTCGCGCTCCGGCAACGGCTTGCCGTCGACCATGACGACGTCGTTCTTGGTGACGTCGAGCGCGGGCGAATTGATGACGCGGCCGTTGACGGTGACGCGGCCCTGCGTGACCATCTCCTCGGCGTCACGGCGCGAGGCAAGCCCGGCACGGGCCAGCACCTTGGCGATGCGCTCGCCGGCCTTCTTCGGCTTCGGCGCGTCGTCGCGGCGCGGCCGGCCCTCGAAATCACGATCGCGCTCGCGGTAGGCGCCGCGGCCGCCGAAGGCGGGGCGCTTCTCGAAGATCCTGCTGTCGTCCTCGTTGTCGCGGCGCGGACGATCGCGGAAGCGGCCCTCGCTGCGCGGATGCTCCTGCCAGTCCATGCGGCCTTCGGGGCGCTTCTCGCGCGAGCGGTTGAAGCGCGGACGATCGTCACCCGTGCGCTCCTCGCGCGGGCGGGAGAAACGCGGGCGATCGTCACCCTCGTCCCGGCGCCGGGAGAAGCGCGGACGGTCCTCGCCACGGCCGCCCTCACGGCGGTCGTCGCGCTGACGCCAGGGCTTCTCGTCGCCGCGATCGCGGCCGCCGAAATCCTTGTCGAAGCTCTTGCGCGGGCGATCACCGCGCGGACCCGCCTCGCGCTTCTGCCACGGCTTGGAATCGCCGCGCTCGCCGCGATCGCGCGGGCGATCGCCAAAGCTGCGCTTGCGGTCGCCGCCCTCGAAGTCGCGGTCGCGGCCGAAATCCTTGCGCGGCCGATCCGAGCCGCCCCGCGAGAACTTGCGGTCCTCGAAGCGCCGCTCGCTTCGCTCGCCACGTGGCGTGCGCTCGTCGCGGTCGAATTTCGGACGTTCGCCGCGCGGCTTGAAGCTGCGCTCGCCGCGGCCCTCAGTGCCGCGGTCGTCGCGCTTGAAGCGGGGACGGTCACTGAAATCGCGGCGCGGTGCGTCCCCCTCCTCGCGGCGGCGGAATGGACTTCTGTCACGGTCGCCACGGGGCGGGCGGCTGTCGCGCGCGCCCTTGCCCTCGAAGCCGCGCTTGGCGAATTTCTTCTCGGGCCCGCGCGGCTTGCCGCTACGGCCTTTGGCCGGGCCTCGCCGGCCGCGGGAATCGTTGTCTTTGTCGCTGTCGCGAGGCATGACTAATCTCACTTAAGGGGTGGCGCGAGCATTGTGCGCGCTCGTTCCGAGCCGCATGCTCAGGCAAAATCGGTATCCACTCTTGCTGAAGGCGGAGCTAGTAGCAGGTTTCTGGCGATGATACGAGGCATGAAAGCCCCTTCTTTCATGGATTTGGCGCTTCTGGCGGCCGAAAATGCCGGAAAATCGGGCGAAGTTCCGATCGGGTGCGTGGTGGTCCGCGATCACGAGGTGATCGCCACCGGCGCCAACCGGACGCTCACCGACCGTGATCCGACCGCCCATGCCGAGATCATCGCGCTGCGCGCGGCCGCCGCGAAGATCGGCAGCGAGCGCCTCGTCGACTGCGACCTCTACGTGACGCTGGAGCCCTGCACCATGTGTGCGGGCGCGATCTCGTTTGCAAGGGTGAGGCGGCTCTATTACGGCGCCGCCGACCCCAAGGGCGGCGCGGTGGAATCGGGCGTGCGGTTTTTTGCCTCGCCGACCTGTCACCACGCGCCGGACGTCTATTCCGGCGTCGGCGAGAGCGAGGCGGCGCGGCTGCTCAGGGAGTTCTTTCGGGAGCGGCGGTAGGTCGGAGTCGCGTAGCCCGGATGGAGCGAAGCGCAATCCGGGACAGTGTCGCGGCGAGAATCCCGGATTTCGCTTCGCTCCATCCGGGCTACAAGATCGTCAAGCCAAGAAGAACTCGCGCAACGCGCTCGCGGTCACATCCGGATTCTCCTCGGTGAGGAAGTGTCCCGAATCCACCGGCATGCCGGAGGCGTTCGTGGCCCATTGCTTCCAGGTGTCGAGCGGCGTCGCGGCGGCTTGGGCGATGCCGGCATTGCCCCACAGCGCCAGCATCGGCACCGTGATCTTCTTGCCGGCCTCGAAATCGGCCTTGTCGAGGTCGTAGTCGAAATAGGCGCCGGCGCGGTAATCCTCGCACATTGCGTGGATGCGGGCGGGATCGCGGAACGGGGCGAGGTAGTGCTCGAGCGCGCGCTCGTCGATCGCGTCCAGCGTCTTCGACTTGGTCTGGCTCGCCATCTTGAAGCGCAGGAAGAACTCGCCTTGGCCTGCGATCAGCGTCTCCGGCAGCGGATAGGGTTGCGCCAGGAAGGTCCAGTGATAGATCTTCAACGCGTAGGCGCGGTTCATCCGTTCCCAGTAATTATAGGTCGGCAGGATATCGAGCACGGCGAGCTTCGACAGCCGGCCCGGATGGTCGAGCGCAAGCCGATACGACACGCGGCCGCCGCGGTCGTGGCCGGCGAGCGCGAAATGCACGTGGCCGAGGCGCTCCATCACCTCGACCATGGCTTTCGCCATGGCGCGCTTGGAGTAGGGGATGTGCAGCGCATCGCTCGCGGGCATGTCGGACCAGCCATAGCCCGGCAGGTCGGCGATGATCAGCGTGAAGTGCTCGGCCAGTTCGGGCGCCACCTGGTGCCACATCACGTGGGTCTCGGAGAAGCCGTGCAGCAGCAGCAGCGGCGGGCCCTTGCCGCCGACGCGGGCGAAGACGCGGCCGAACGAGGTATCGATCCATTCGGCGGCAAAGCCCGGATAGAGGTCGGCGAGATCGGACATCTTGTTGCATCCTTATGGATCAGTCGTGGGGCCGGCCTCAACAAAACGTCGAAAACAACCCCATGCACAGTACCGGTATTATCGTCGGGGCAACTAACCCCAACAGACGATTGCACATTCTGGATCGTAGATGTGGCGGCGCGGTGACAAACGAGCGCGAGATTCCGGATCGGCGCGTTTGCGCGCCGTCCGGAATGACGAGGCTAATTTTGCGCCTTTTCCGCCTCCACCGCCTGCCAGCCGATGTCGCGGCGGCAAAAACCGTCCGGCCAGTCGATGCGGTCGACGGCCTGATAGGCGCGGCGCTGCGCCTCGGTCACGGTCGCCCCCAGCGCGCAGACATTGAGCACGCGGCCGCCATTGGCGAGGATCGCGCCATCCTTGGCCACCGTGCCGGCGTGGAAGATCTCGACATTGTCGACCTTGGCCGCCTCCTCGAGCCCGCCAATGCGCGTGCCCTTCTGGCAGTCGCCGGGATAGCCCTTCGCCGCCATCACCACGGTCAGCGCGGATTCCTTGTGCCAGCGCAAGTCGAAGTGCTTCAGCTCCCCGTCGCAGGCGGCAAGCAGCGCCGGCACGAGGTCGCTCATCATGCGCAGCATCAGCACCTGGCACTCGGGATCGCCGAAGCGGACGTTGAACTCGAACAGCTTTGGCCCCTGCGTCGTCAGCATGATGCCGGCATAGAGCACGCCGCGGAACGGCGTGCCGCGCTGCTTCATGCCTGATACCGTCGGCAGGATGATTTTCGCCATGATCGCGTCGTGGATGGCGGGCGTGACCAGCGGCGTCGGCGAATAGGCGCCCATGCCGCCGGTGTTCGGGCCGACGTCGTGGTCGAACACGCGCTTGTGGTCCTGCGCGGAGGCGAGCGGGATCGCCGTCTCGCCGTCGCACAGCGCAAAGAAGCTGATCTCGCGGCCGGGCAGAAACTCCTCGATCACGACCTCCGTGCCGGCCTCGCCGAAGGCGCCCTCGAACATCATGGCGATGGCGTCCTCCGCCTCGCGCACGGTTTTCGCAACGACGACGCCCTTGCCGGCGGCGAGTCCGTCGGCCTTGACCACGATCGGTGCGCCCTGGCTCTGCACATAGGCGCGCGCGTCATCGGCGTTGGTGAATCGCTGATAGGCGCCGGTCGGAATGCCGAACTCGGTGCACAGCGCCTTGGTGAAGCCCTTGGAGCTTTCGAGCTGGGCCGCCACCTTGCTCGGCCCGAACGCCTTGATGCCGGCTTTGGTGAGATCATCGACGATGCCGGCCGCGAGCGGCGTCTCCGGCCCGACCACCACGAGCTCGACCGCGTTCTTTTTGCAGAAGTCGATCACGGCGGCATGGTCGGCGACATCGAGCGCCACGCACTCCGCCTCCTTCGCGATGCCGGCATTGCCGGGCGCGCACCAGAATTTGGTCACCAGGGGACTGCCTGCGATCTTCCACGCCAGGGCATGTTCGCGGCCGCCGGAACCAAGCAGGAGAATGTGCATCGAAGGCTCAGAATGAGGGGTTTTGCTGGGGGCGGAGGTCGCACGAATCGGGGTGGGGCTCAAGGGGGATGGAGGCGAACTCCCCGTCATTCCTGGACGGCTTGCTCCGCGGCCCCTTCTCCCTTGCGGGAAAATCAATAGCAGAAAAAGAGAAACAATATCAAAGCGAGGACCACCCAGCGTCCAGCGGGTTTTTAAAATAGAAATTCCGCTGGCACTTCGTGTGGTATTGATATCGCAGCATCAACTAACACGATCAGAGTCGCTACAGAACACGGACTGCGCTACCCTTGCCGAATGACAGGCATCACTGACTATTTTTTCGTCGGATTTGCCGGATTCCTTTATGTTATCGGCGAGTACAAACTTGCGTTTTGGTTCAGCGCATTTGGAATCGTAAATCACGCTCGAGCCGCCGTGAGGGCCGTTGTGGACCCGGATTGGTATATGCGCAAACGATTGGAAGCGAATTTACCAGTCGATTTCTTCAACTCTGGAATACGGGGTCTTCTGGCAATCAAGATCATAGTAATTGGCGTGCTCTCTTGGGCGGCGTGGCGTGCAGGCACACACGCCGGATATTTTTGACAATCCAACTATGCCAACCTTGCTAGCCATTATCTTCGGAGTTGCTGCTTACGCCGGGTACAAGGGATGGCCCCTTTACACAGTGATTTTCGTCGGCGGCGCTATGGTAATTTGGAACATGATGTATTTCCGAACGCGGCCAATGCAGGCCGCATCAGGCGGTCCGCTAGCCTACCTGTTTCGAATATCAATCATAAACATTCTCCAAGCGGCAGCGGCCTACGCTGCAGGCTATGGGCTGTATCGTCTGATTGGATAATCCCCGTCATCTCAACAGACGCATCTGAGTCCTCCGGTTGACGACCCGCGAAATGCGCATCAGGCACGCGCGACATCCTGATCGATTGCCCGTGACCCGCAGCCATCACGTCGAGACCCGTGCCGATGGCTGGCCCGATCACGTCCGGCTCTCCGATTAACGGATCCAACTTCGCTGCTGCGGCAAGCGTGGCGCGGATGTGCGGTCAAATTCGCGACGCTGTCATGGGGCCGGGTGCGGTGCCGGGCGCCCCCTTAGGATAGATTCGACCCCTGACTCGCGATTCTGATCCGTCGCAGCCGCCTGTGAATAAGTGGGACAACGTCCTCGGACTCGAACTGCTACCCAGCATTGTGCCATCGTAGCCACTCATCCGATTCGCCGGTGGGGGATTAAATGAAGTTGATTGAAGCTCACGTTACGAATTTCCGGTCCGCTGAAGACTCAGAACCTTTTACCCTTGAGAACGTCACTTGTTTGGTCGGTAAAAATGAGGCCGGTAAGAGTGCAGTGCTACTAGCGCTCGCTGCGCTTAACCCGCACCCGAGCACACCAATCGCCTTCGACCGAGAACGAGATTATCCCCGCCGTCACCTCACTGCATACTCGCAGAGACACAAGGGTGAGGAAGCGGTCGCGATCCAGACCAAGTGGAAGCTGACCGACGAGGAAATCGCAGATGTTCGCGCTGTCCTCGGTGACAAAGCACTCAAATCCCCAATTATTGAGATAAGTCGTCGATACAGCTCGGAGCCTGAATGGAAATTCGAGATCGACACGAAGCGGGCGGTTGCGCACCTGCTTGATGGTCGCGGCTTCAATCAGGAGCAGCTTGCCGCACTCAAGGTCGCCGACGACACTTCTGATCTTGCGGCAAAGATCGCAACAATCCCTGAACTAACTGAGGATCAGACCACGTTTCTGAATTGGCTCAAACCGCACGCATCATTCAAGACGCTTGTGTACGCGATCCTTAAGCCGCACTTTCCGAAGTTCATGTATTTTTCGAACTACGACCGGATGGATGGCGCGGTCCGTCTGGATTTCCTGAAGACGTGGAAGAGCAACAATGAAATTCTGAAGGACGAGAATAGCGGCGCGCGTTTGTTCATGGAATTTTTGGAGTATGCCGGAGTTCCACTGGATGAAATTCTCACCGTCGGTACATACGAGACGTTCAACGCCAAACTTCAGGCGGCCTCGAACAACATCACTGACCAAATACTTGAGTTCTGGACCCAGAATCCTGACTTGTCAGTGGTCGTCACCATTGATCCGGCCCGACCGCAAGACAAGCCCCCATTGAATGAAAACATTATCGGTCGAGCGCGCATCTACAATGCCCTACATCGCGTGGATACTCCCTTTCTCCGAGCGTAGCGCTGGGTTTGTTTGGTTCTTCTCGTTCTTAGTGAAGTTCGCGCAAGTGAAAGAGGATGCCACTCCCGTGGTCCTTCTGCTCGACGAGCCGGGCCTGACGCTACATGGTAAGGCGCAGGGGGACCTGCTCCGTTACTTCGACGAGAAGTTGGCTCCATTTCATCAGATCGTTTATTCAACTCATTCGCCATTCATGGTCGCACCGGACAAGTTGACTGCCGCAAGGGTAGTCGAGGACCAAGTAGAGTTGAAAGGCACCCGGCGCGTGCCGCTGGGAACGAAGGTCCGCGAAGACGTGCTGACGCGCGATCCCGACACCCTGTTTCCTCTGCAGGGAGCTTTGGGCTATGAGATCACGCAGTCGCTCTTCATCGGCAAGCACACACTTCTGGTGGAAGGCGCGTCCGACATTCTTTACCTGCAAGCACTTTCCTCCGCGCTGAAAGCGCGGAAGCGCACTGGACTCGATCCCAGATGGACCATGTGTCCGACAGGTGGAATCGGGAATGTTCGCGCCTTCGTCTCGCTCTTCGGCGGCAATAAGCTGGATATTGCCGTGCTCGCCGACCACACGAAGCAAGACGCAAAGAAAATAGGGGAACTACGAAAGAGCGAAATACTGCGAGCAGGAAACGTCTTCACAATCGCAGATTTTACCGGGAAGAACGAGTCGGATATCGAGGACCTGTTCGAAATCGGGCTGTTCGCGGAGATCGTAAACGAGGCGTATGAATTACCTACAAAGCACAGGCTAACGGCCACGAGCTTAGAGAAGGCTGATACAAGTACCGTGCGGCTCGTAAAAAAGGCGGAGGCAGCCTTCAATGTACTTCCAGAGCCACTGCCTACATTCGATCACTTCACCGCCTCGGCGTGGTTGATCCGCAATCTCGCTGTGCTTGATGCAACGACTCCCGGCGTGGAAGAGACGCTGGATCGGGCGGAGAAGCTCTTTGATGCAGTTAACGCGGCGATCCAGACTGGCTAGACCGGGGGCCGCCGAAAGAATGCAGCTATTGTCGTTGTCCAAAGCGAGCAATCGCATTGGGATGACAAGACGCAGACATTGCGCGAAGTGCCGGATGAGCGGTTGCATTCGCTGATTTGAATACGAGTAGGACTCGCTGAGATAACCCCTCACCCGAGTGAGTCTGCGTCTACCGTCCTCGCTGCCCTCTCCCGCAAGGGGCGAGGGCACAGCAATGCACATCGTGACCGAGGAGCTACACCTGCTTCCCCGCAATGATCTCCTGCAACGTCGCCACATGCCGCGCAAACGCGCCACGTCCGGAAGCTGTGGCAGTCACCCTGGTCTGCGGCTTCTTGCCGACGAACGCCTTGTCCACCGACACGTAGCCCGCCTTGGCCAGCGTCTCGATATGCGCACCGAGATTGCCGTCGGTGGCGCCGGTGAGCTTCTTCAGGCGGACGAATTCCAGCCCGACCTCCGCAGGCAGCGCGTTCAGCGCCGCCATAATCTTCAGGCGCAGCGGCTGATGGATGATGTCGTCGAGCTCGGCCATCCCGCTAGATCCGCCGCATCCAGAGGCCGCCGAGGGTCAGGCCGCCGCCGTTGACGGCGGCCATCCACAACAACAGCGATATGCCAGGGATGTAGAAATAGCCGATCAGCGTCAAGGCGACGATGGTGGCGCCGATGACGAGGAAGGCGTAGCCGAACCACACCCCGGCCATCATGTAGAACAGCATGATGTAGATCGGCCAGAACGCTGTCTGCTGGCGCGGCGTGAACTGACCGAAATAGCAGACGAAGATGCCGAAGGCGGCAATCAGCAGGAATGTCAGGAGATAGCGGCCGTCGAACACCCGGACGCGGCTTCGGGACCGGTGATAGGCGCCGATGGCAACGAAGCCGACGATCGACACCGCGTAAAGACCGATCCAGATGGCGAGTCCATGGCGCGGCCAGAACCAGCCTGCGATGTTGCCGACGAACGCCAGCACGCCCCACATCAACAACGCCAGGCTGGACACTTGATAGATGATCGACTGCCGCACGCGGCGGACGGTATCCTCGATCTCGTTCAACGCTTCGGAAGCCTGCTTGCTGTCGATCACGATGGCGCTCCGCTCCGCTCGACCAGTCCGGCGCCTGGCGTCGTCACGTCCGCTGGAGGCCGGTGCCTGCGGATCACGAGATAAGCGATCGCCATCGTCGCGATGGACACGACCAGCGCCGCCACGCCGGCCTGCTCGCGCGTCGTCACCGGCGCCAGCCGCAGCGTTGTGTTGATCGCCGCGGCCGACAACAGGGACACATAGGACCAGGCGATGAAATGGTAGTGGATCGATCGCCAGTTCGAAGGCCTCGGCATGCGCAACAGCGGAACGACGGCCAGCACGATGCAGCCGAAGTTCACGATCGCTGCGACATGGAAGACGTTGAAGTGCCCTGTGAACTTGTGGATCAGGAAGGTCGTGCCGTCGGAGACCAGCATGGCATAGACGTAGAAATAACCGCGCGCGCGATGGCCGGCGCCACGCTTGGGACGCAGAAACTGGATGAGTCCGACGGCGCTGCAAAGCAGCGCCAGCACCACGTGTATCGTTCCGGCGAGGGTCAGATGTGCGATCATGGTCAGCTCCCGGCGATCCCGCGCGTGGCGACGTCCTCGGCGATCGCGGAGACGGCCTTTGGATTCGTCACCATGCCCATATGGTTGATTCCGGCGATGATCTTCACGTCGACCGACGGCTTCAGCGCGTGCACGGTGTCCGCGTATTTGTCCGAGATCATCATCTCGTCTTCCGTGCCGCCGAAGATCGTGATCGGACGCGTCGTGGCCGGCAGATCGACGCGATAGCCGCGCGTCGCGAAATTGCGCATCAGGCGGTCGGAATAGGTCGCTGTCAAAATCCGTTCCGAATTCGCAGGCACCGCGAAGGCCAGCACCGGAAGCTGCGCGCAGCACTCGATGCCGAGCTTGCGCAGCGCGGCGAGGCCGAGCAGGCGCGGAATGTCGGGATTGGCCCAGCCGCCGGAATTCGGCTGGTTGGTCGGCGCGTCATAGCCGAGATAGGGCGCGAGCAGCACGGTGCGCACGAACATGTCCTGCATGATCGGTGTCGCGGCGACCCGCAGCGAAAAACCGGCACCGGCGGAATGGCCGATCAGGGTGAGCGGCAGGTCGGGCGCGGTCTTGCGCAGGTGGGCGACGAAATCGACGAGGTCGTCCTCGAGCTAGTCGACGTAGCCGATGTCGCCGCGTGTGCCGGAGCCGCCATGACCGCGGATGTCGAGGGCCCAGGTCTCCACACCGCGCGCGGCGATCGCATGCGTCAGGGCGTGGTTGACACTACCGCTGGACCCGGAGGAGCCGTGGATGAAGACCGCCCCGCCGCCGGTCGCGGCGCCGCCCGGCGAATAGTGGCGATAGCCGATCCAGGTCCCATCACGGGCCTGAAAGCGCTCGAGCGGGGGCAGCGTGGACCAGTCGATGCCCTTGGCGGAGT from Bradyrhizobium sp. CB1015 harbors:
- a CDS encoding ATP-binding protein; this encodes MKLIEAHVTNFRSAEDSEPFTLENVTCLVGKNEAGKSAVLLALAALNPHPSTPIAFDRERDYPRRHLTAYSQRHKGEEAVAIQTKWKLTDEEIADVRAVLGDKALKSPIIEISRRYSSEPEWKFEIDTKRAVAHLLDGRGFNQEQLAALKVADDTSDLAAKIATIPELTEDQTTFLNWLKPHASFKTLVYAILKPHFPKFMYFSNYDRMDGAVRLDFLKTWKSNNEILKDENSGARLFMEFLEYAGVPLDEILTVGTYETFNAKLQAASNNITDQILEFWTQNPDLSVVVTIDPARPQDKPPLNENIIGRARIYNALHRVDTPFLRA
- a CDS encoding ATP-dependent endonuclease, producing MPYIAWILPFSERSAGFVWFFSFLVKFAQVKEDATPVVLLLDEPGLTLHGKAQGDLLRYFDEKLAPFHQIVYSTHSPFMVAPDKLTAARVVEDQVELKGTRRVPLGTKVREDVLTRDPDTLFPLQGALGYEITQSLFIGKHTLLVEGASDILYLQALSSALKARKRTGLDPRWTMCPTGGIGNVRAFVSLFGGNKLDIAVLADHTKQDAKKIGELRKSEILRAGNVFTIADFTGKNESDIEDLFEIGLFAEIVNEAYELPTKHRLTATSLEKADTSTVRLVKKAEAAFNVLPEPLPTFDHFTASAWLIRNLAVLDATTPGVEETLDRAEKLFDAVNAAIQTG
- a CDS encoding transcriptional regulator codes for the protein MAELDDIIHQPLRLKIMAALNALPAEVGLEFVRLKKLTGATDGNLGAHIETLAKAGYVSVDKAFVGKKPQTRVTATASGRGAFARHVATLQEIIAGKQV
- a CDS encoding DUF2306 domain-containing protein, encoding MIAHLTLAGTIHVVLALLCSAVGLIQFLRPKRGAGHRARGYFYVYAMLVSDGTTFLIHKFTGHFNVFHVAAIVNFGCIVLAVVPLLRMPRPSNWRSIHYHFIAWSYVSLLSAAAINTTLRLAPVTTREQAGVAALVVSIATMAIAYLVIRRHRPPADVTTPGAGLVERSGAPS